A genomic region of Nitrosomonas ureae contains the following coding sequences:
- the ubiA gene encoding 4-hydroxybenzoate octaprenyltransferase, whose amino-acid sequence MNIADRIRTYSQLMRLDKPIGILLLLWPMLWGLWFAAKGLPDWHILFIFVLGTVLMRSAGCVINDFADREIDPYVERTKNRPMAAGRVSSKEALLLAAGLSGGAFLLILPLNQLTILLSVPALFLAGTYPFTKRFFAMPQAYLGIAFSFGIPMAFAAQTDSLPMITGILMLANLFWVIAYDTAYAMVDKPDDLKIGIKTSAITLGQFDVLGVMVCHVCFIVIMIVIGQWQQMNLAYYAGLVVAAGLIAYQYTLIRNRERALCFKAFLHNNWVGLVVFVGIALDFLIFQH is encoded by the coding sequence GTGAATATTGCTGATCGAATTAGAACTTATTCACAATTGATGCGACTGGACAAGCCGATTGGAATTTTGCTCTTGTTGTGGCCGATGCTTTGGGGGCTGTGGTTTGCGGCAAAGGGGTTGCCCGATTGGCATATTTTGTTTATTTTTGTTTTGGGTACCGTGCTGATGCGCTCGGCGGGCTGTGTCATCAATGATTTTGCCGATCGCGAAATTGATCCTTATGTCGAGCGCACTAAGAATCGCCCGATGGCGGCGGGCCGTGTCAGCTCCAAAGAAGCTTTGCTGCTGGCGGCGGGATTGAGCGGGGGAGCGTTCTTGCTAATCTTGCCATTAAATCAATTGACTATCCTGTTATCCGTGCCGGCTCTTTTCTTGGCGGGCACGTATCCTTTTACTAAACGCTTTTTTGCCATGCCGCAAGCTTATCTGGGAATTGCGTTCAGTTTTGGCATTCCGATGGCTTTTGCTGCGCAAACGGATAGCTTGCCAATGATTACCGGAATCTTAATGCTGGCCAATTTGTTTTGGGTCATAGCTTATGATACTGCATATGCCATGGTCGACAAGCCGGATGATTTGAAAATTGGGATCAAGACTTCGGCGATTACTTTGGGTCAGTTCGATGTATTGGGTGTGATGGTGTGTCATGTTTGTTTTATTGTGATTATGATTGTAATCGGTCAGTGGCAGCAGATGAATTTGGCCTATTATGCCGGGCTAGTGGTTGCAGCAGGGTTAATCGCATACCAATACACGTTGATTCGTAATCGTGAGCGAGCGTTGTGTTTTAAAGCATTTTTGCATAATAACTGGGTAGGCTTGGTGGTGTTTGTCGGCATTGCGCTCGACTTTCTGATTTTTCAGCATTAA
- a CDS encoding chorismate--pyruvate lyase family protein has product MNKVHPLAWRTALTCISYHHRVWLQDRGSLTRRIQDRCMKFCVKRVFQSLSRIYEDEQRMMGLRASELAMVREVYLYCDSTPVVFAHSVVAHKNLRGAWRGLSGLGNKSLGTVLFTNPKIKRTPLEFKKISRGHFLYDRACARLSEEPHYLWARRSLFTLHGQSILVTEVFLPAILDLPL; this is encoded by the coding sequence ATGAATAAAGTCCATCCATTGGCATGGCGCACTGCACTGACATGTATTTCATATCATCACCGTGTCTGGCTGCAAGACCGGGGATCCTTGACGCGCCGTATCCAGGACCGCTGCATGAAGTTTTGTGTCAAGCGTGTTTTTCAATCACTCAGCAGAATTTATGAGGATGAGCAAAGAATGATGGGATTGCGCGCGAGTGAGTTGGCGATGGTGCGGGAAGTGTATCTTTATTGTGACTCCACGCCCGTGGTGTTTGCGCATTCGGTGGTGGCACATAAAAACTTGCGCGGTGCTTGGCGAGGATTAAGTGGTTTGGGCAATAAATCTTTAGGGACGGTGTTGTTTACCAATCCAAAAATCAAACGTACTCCTCTGGAATTTAAAAAAATAAGCCGTGGTCATTTTTTGTATGATCGAGCTTGTGCACGTTTGTCAGAAGAACCCCATTATCTATGGGCTCGGCGTTCTTTATTTACATTGCACGGACAATCGATTTTAGTAACGGAGGTATTTTTGCCAGCTATTTTGGATTTACCCTTGTGA
- a CDS encoding pteridine reductase → MQGKVILVTGGAKRVGAAICRRLHAQGARLIVHYRSSFEEAKLLHDELNRERADSVALVQANLLEIGSFSKWVKKAANCFGQLDVLINNASSFFPTLLSQCTLEDWNDLVGSNLQAPLFLTQAVAPYLKEQKGCVVNIVDIHTERPLKNYVIYNAAKGGLLALTKSLAVEMAPDVRVNGVSPGPILWPQEGIWEDEATRQQIIAGTLLKRCGEPNDIAKTVQFLISDAPYITGQVIAVDGGRSIHL, encoded by the coding sequence GTGCAGGGAAAAGTGATTCTGGTTACCGGAGGGGCGAAACGGGTAGGCGCAGCTATCTGTCGCAGATTGCATGCACAAGGTGCCAGATTGATTGTGCATTATCGATCTTCATTCGAAGAAGCCAAGCTATTACATGATGAATTGAATCGGGAACGGGCGGATTCGGTGGCTTTGGTGCAGGCCAATTTGTTAGAGATTGGATCATTTTCCAAATGGGTGAAAAAGGCAGCTAACTGTTTTGGGCAACTGGACGTGTTGATTAATAACGCTTCAAGTTTTTTTCCGACACTGCTTTCTCAATGCACATTGGAAGATTGGAACGATCTTGTTGGCAGCAATCTTCAAGCACCTCTTTTTCTGACCCAAGCAGTAGCGCCATATCTTAAAGAGCAGAAGGGGTGTGTCGTGAATATTGTGGATATTCATACCGAGCGGCCGCTGAAGAATTATGTGATTTATAATGCTGCCAAAGGCGGATTGTTAGCACTGACCAAATCCCTAGCGGTGGAAATGGCGCCCGATGTACGTGTCAATGGAGTTTCTCCAGGCCCCATCTTGTGGCCACAAGAAGGTATCTGGGAGGATGAGGCAACGCGTCAGCAGATAATCGCCGGTACCTTGCTCAAGCGCTGTGGTGAACCGAATGACATTGCTAAAACCGTGCAATTTTTAATTTCTGATGCACCTTATATTACAGGACAAGTTATCGCAGTGGATGGGGGGCGCAGTATTCATTTATAG